Within the Dechloromonas denitrificans genome, the region CGGCCGGAACAACTACCAGTTCTTCGCAGCCGAGATGAACCGCGTCACCGCCGAACGCCTCGACATCGAGCGCAAGCTGCGCCACGCCATCGCCCGCAACGAACTGGCCCTGTGCTTCCAGCCGCAGTTTAGGGCCGACAGTTCGCAGGCCACCGGCGTCGAAGCGCTGGTCCGCTGGCACCACCCGACCGACGGCATGATCGCCCCGGACCGTTTCATCCCGGTCGCCGAAGAAACCGGCATCATCGTCGAGATCGGCGAATGGGTGCTGCTCACCGCCTGCCGCGAGATGAAGCACTGGATCGACGCCGGCCTGAAGCCGATCCGCATCGCCGTCAACGTCTCGGCCAGACAGCTGCGGCGCCGCGACTTCTGCGAAACGGTGGCCGGCGCGCTGGCCGAGTCCGGACTGCCGGCCGAACTGCTGGAACTCGAAATCACCGAAAGCTCGGTGATGGAAAACCCGGAAGAAGCCGTGCTGATCCTCCAGCGCCTCGGCCGCATGGGCATTTCGCTGGCCATCGACGATTTCGGCACCGGCTATTCCTCGCTCGCCTACCTCAAGCTGTTCCCGATCGACCACCTGAAGATCGACCGCTCCTTCGTCGCCGATATCGAACACGACCTGAATGACCGGGCGATTGCCTTCGGCACCATCGCCCTGGCCCATTCGCTCGGCCTCAATGTCATTGCCGAAGGCGTCGAAACCGAAGACCAGCTCGAACTGCTGCGCACCAACGGCTGCGACGAAGTACAGGGCTACCTGTTCAGCAAGCCGCTGAACAGCGCTGCGGCGTTCGCCTTTCTGCACGCCCGCGACCTCGCAGGGTAAAATCCGCCCCTTTCGTCATTTCAGGGGGCCGTCATGGCACAAGGCACGCTGGCACGCTATCTCACCGAGGAACAACGCGACAAGGGCGTCATCACCGCCGACCTCAAGTTCCTGATCGAAATCGTTTCCCGGGCCTGTCAGGCCATCTCCGTCGCCATCGGCAAGGGCGGCCTCGGCGGCGTGCTCGGCGAAGCCGGCAGCGACAACATCCAGGGCGAGGCGCAGAAGAAACTCGACGTGCTGTCGAACGACATCCTGCTCGAAGCCAACGAATGGGGCGGCCATCTGGCGGCCATGGCCTCCGAGGAAATGGACCTGCCGCACCTGGTGCCGCACCGCTTTCCCAAGGGCGAATACCTGCTGACCTTCGACCCGCTCGACGGCTCGTCGAACATCGACGTCAATGTCTCGATCGGCACCATCTTCTCGGTGCTGAAATGCCCGGAAGGCGCCGACCTGTCCACCCCGGCCGCCGCCGAAGCCGCTTTCCTGCAACCGGGCACCGCCCAGGTCGCCGCCGGCTATGCCGTCTATGGCCCGACCACCTTGCTGGTGCTGACCGTCGGCGATGGCGTCGCGGTATTCACGCTCGACCGCGAGCAAGGCAGTTTCGTGCTGACCCAGGACAAGGTGCAGATCCCGGCCGACACCCAGGAATTCGCCATCAACATGGCCAACCAGCGCTTCTGGGAAGCCCCGGTGCAACGCTACGTCGCCGAAATGCAGGCCGGCAAGGAAGGCCCGCTCGGCAAGGACTACAACATGCGCTGGGTCGCCTCGATGGTCGCCGACGTGCATCGCATCATGACGCGCGGCGGCATCTTCATGTACCCGCTCGACAGCAAGATCAAAGCCCAGGGCGGCAAGCTGCGCCTGATGTATGAAGCCAACCCGATGGCGCTGTTGGTTGAGCAGGCCGGCGGGGCTGCCACCACCGGCCGCCAGCGCATCCTCGACATCCAGCCGGATAAACTCCATCAGCGCGTGCCGGTCATCCTCGGCTCGAAAAATGAGGTCGCGCGCGTCACCGGCTATCACGGCAGCTGATTTGAGGTAAATTGCCTCGTCGCCCAACAGAAGGAACTCTCCCATGCACGCCCGCACCCTCGCCCTGATCATTGCCGCCGCCGTTATCGGCACCGGCTGCGCCAGCAAGGAAAGCAAGCCCGAGCCGGCCGCCACGCCAACCGCCGCTTCGACCCCGGCTCCGGCGGCAACGGCCGTCGCCAGCAAGCCGGAATGTCCACCCGAGCCGACCGCCAAGAAAAAGACGACGGCCAAAACCAAGACCAGCAAAAAAGCCGCGACGCCAGCGGTCGATTGCGAACCGGCCAAGAGCAAGGCCGGCGCGACGACCGCCAAGACTGCCGAACCGGTAGCCGCCGCCCCGGCCCCGGCCGCCAAGGAAGCCGCCAAACCGGCCGAAGCGGGCAAGCCGCGCGTCGTCAAGTCGCGCGACGGCACCTTCGAAGGCGAGGTGTACGGCAACATTCCGGCCAACAGCAAATGGGCCAAACTGCAGATCGGCATGGACCAAGGCGAAGTCGAACGCATCCTCGGAACCAGCCACGAGGTCCGCGCCCACCCGACCGCCAAGGCCTTCATCCCCTTCTACTTCGGCAGCGACAGCACGCGTTATGAAATCGTCTATCGCGGCCAGGGCAGCGTTTCCTACACCGGCGGCGGGATCGGTGGCGGCCGCGGCGTTCTGATGATGATCAACTACGATCCGAATATCTAAACCGGCCTTCC harbors:
- a CDS encoding class 1 fructose-bisphosphatase, with protein sequence MAQGTLARYLTEEQRDKGVITADLKFLIEIVSRACQAISVAIGKGGLGGVLGEAGSDNIQGEAQKKLDVLSNDILLEANEWGGHLAAMASEEMDLPHLVPHRFPKGEYLLTFDPLDGSSNIDVNVSIGTIFSVLKCPEGADLSTPAAAEAAFLQPGTAQVAAGYAVYGPTTLLVLTVGDGVAVFTLDREQGSFVLTQDKVQIPADTQEFAINMANQRFWEAPVQRYVAEMQAGKEGPLGKDYNMRWVASMVADVHRIMTRGGIFMYPLDSKIKAQGGKLRLMYEANPMALLVEQAGGAATTGRQRILDIQPDKLHQRVPVILGSKNEVARVTGYHGS